In Streptomyces sp. DG2A-72, one genomic interval encodes:
- a CDS encoding YdbC family protein translates to MLVKWIRCTVVDRRGFERGQRKWAGLLGEPGFRGQGGGWSRGRPSVAHIFAFWESRAFYDSFMARSHDRLAAAQSGTFKDSQVKLFDYRFDVKTGFEPRFTDADLLRVAHCRVHEDRAEHFMLMQEKVWNPAMAGSPGMIRGLFGEAPGSEFLVLSMWQSAAEHGKYRTERVERLALRAQTEADIAALRGDIVGLESTWIV, encoded by the coding sequence GTGCTGGTCAAGTGGATTCGCTGCACCGTGGTGGACCGCCGCGGCTTCGAGCGGGGGCAGCGAAAGTGGGCGGGGCTTCTGGGAGAGCCGGGGTTTCGAGGGCAGGGCGGAGGCTGGAGTCGGGGGCGGCCCTCCGTCGCGCACATCTTCGCCTTCTGGGAGAGCCGTGCCTTCTACGACTCCTTCATGGCCCGTTCCCACGACCGGCTCGCGGCGGCCCAGTCGGGTACGTTCAAGGACTCCCAGGTCAAGCTGTTCGACTATCGCTTCGACGTGAAGACGGGCTTCGAGCCGCGTTTCACCGACGCCGATCTGCTCCGGGTCGCCCATTGCCGCGTCCACGAGGACCGCGCCGAGCACTTCATGCTGATGCAGGAGAAGGTGTGGAACCCCGCGATGGCCGGCTCGCCCGGCATGATCCGCGGGCTGTTCGGTGAGGCGCCCGGGAGCGAGTTCCTGGTGCTGTCGATGTGGCAGTCGGCCGCCGAGCACGGCAAGTACCGCACCGAGCGCGTGGAGCGGCTCGCCCTGCGTGCTCAGACCGAGGCGGACATCGCGGCCCTCAGAGGTGACATCGTGGGGTTGGAATCGACCTGGATAGTTTGA
- a CDS encoding histidine phosphatase family protein, giving the protein MARPRRIVLVRHGESTGNVDDTVYEREPDHALALTERGWRQAEETGKRLREVFGRERISVYVSPYRRTHETFRAFHLDPELVRVREEPRLREQDWGNWQDRDDVQLQKAYRDAYGHFFYRFAQGESGADVYDRVGGFLESLYRSFEAPDHPPNVLLVTHGLAMRLFCMRWFHWTVAEFESLSNPGNAEMRMLVLGEDGKYSLDRPFERWRDPEPYGITG; this is encoded by the coding sequence ATGGCACGACCACGGCGCATCGTCCTTGTCCGGCATGGTGAGTCAACCGGCAATGTTGATGACACCGTGTACGAACGTGAGCCCGACCATGCCCTGGCGCTGACCGAGCGGGGCTGGCGGCAGGCCGAGGAGACGGGAAAACGGCTGCGCGAGGTGTTCGGCCGCGAGCGCATCAGCGTGTACGTCTCCCCGTACCGCCGTACGCACGAGACGTTCCGCGCCTTCCACCTCGACCCCGAGCTTGTCCGCGTGCGCGAGGAACCCCGGCTGCGCGAACAGGACTGGGGCAACTGGCAGGACCGGGACGACGTCCAACTCCAGAAGGCCTACCGGGACGCGTACGGTCACTTCTTCTACCGCTTCGCCCAGGGCGAGTCCGGGGCGGATGTGTACGACCGGGTCGGCGGCTTCCTGGAGAGCCTGTACCGCAGCTTCGAGGCCCCCGACCATCCGCCGAACGTGCTGCTGGTCACTCATGGCCTGGCGATGCGGCTGTTCTGTATGCGCTGGTTCCACTGGACGGTCGCGGAATTCGAGTCGCTGTCGAATCCGGGGAACGCGGAAATGCGGATGCTCGTTCTCGGGGAGGACGGCAAGTACTCGCTCGACCGGCCGTTCGAGCGCTGGCGAGATCCGGAACCGTATGGGATCACCGGATAG